The window AAAGGATTCTCACTTGGTGAGCGTTTTGTCACTCACCAAATAGATACCAATCTGAGTTCCTTGGCAAGAACCACCGATGGACCGACCCCAAGAGGGAAGCCTACGCCCGCGCGGCCATCAACGCTTCCACGTTCCGCCCGATCTGCCGCGCGTGCACCTCCAAGTGCTCCGCATACAGTCCCAGCCAGGTCTCCGCGGAGTACCGGCCGGACTCCGAGTGCGTACCCTCGCGCGACCAGGCCGACCCGGGGAGACTCCTGATCAGCTCGGCGGTCCAGGCGCGAACGGCCTCGATCTGCGCGAGCGACGGCTCGAGCGGAAGCGCGTGGTAGTCGAACGTCGCGGCCCAGCGGTCCTGGTCGTAGCCGAGGATAGTGGGGTTGTCCGCACCCACCAGGAACCTGATGCGCGTGGATGACACCGTCTCGCTGTCCGCGCAGTGGCAGATGACTTCGTGCACCGACCACTTGCCCGGCGCGGGGCGCCACTTCATCGCTTCCGGCGGGACCTTCGCCAGCGCCTCACGGATGAGGCGCGGACCGGCTTGGTACCGGCGGATCAGCGATTCGCGTTCATCGGTCGCCATTCAACGCCTCTTTCTCCTCAACCTTCAACGTCTTTCTCTCTTCAACTTTCCCCTCCCCTACATCGCCGGCGTGAACATCAAGTGCGCCTTGGGCGATCCCGGGTCCATCAGCCACGGTGTCCCGCGCGCCGGAGTCGTCTGGAGCCCGGTGGACGCGGCCGTGGCGAAGGGCACGTAAACGACGAAGAGCGACCGCGCGCCCCGGATCGTGTTCGTCGCGGGATCGTAGCTGTCGCTCTGGCCCGTCATCGAATAGAGGCTCCCGAGCGACGGCATGCGGATCCGGCCCGCAGTGATGTCCGCGAAGCGCGCGCTGTCCACCGCCGGCTGCGCGAGGCCTTGCGCGCGCAGCTCGCGGCCGCGAGCCATGAACGGCTCGAGCGAGTCGTGGTAACACGCCACGTGGAAGCGCTCTTCGCGCGGATTGTCCGCGAGGCAGACCAGGTGATTGGACCCGTCGCGGAGCTTCGCGAAGCGGCCGTCGGCCGAGTAGCCCCAGACCGTCGCGCCGGCCTGCAGGTCCGCGGGCGCGGGGAGCACCGCCGAAGCGATCTGCTGTTCGGCGGGCAGGACAGTTGCCTGCGGCCGAGCCGGTGCGGCGACCGATGCGGCGACCGCAGCCGAGACGAGCGCGGACGCGCCGAGAGAACGTGCGATCATGTGCCGATACCTCTCTGGTGAGTGCATCACTGGTCCGTCCACACGGCCAGCTCGTTGCCTGAGGGATCCGTGAAATGGAACCGCCGTCCACCCGGAAACGCAACCGTGGCGCGTGCGATCGTGCCTCCCGCGCTTCGGACCTTTCTCTCCATCGCCTCGAGATCGACCGCGTAGATGACGACGAGCGGCCCGCCAGGCGAGGGCGCCGCCTGCTTGCGGAAGCCGCCGCCCAACCGCCCGTCGTGGAAGCTCTGGTAATCGGGCCCGTAGTCCTCGAAGCGCCAGCCGAAGACCGTTTCGTAGAACGTCTTCGTCGCGACGACGTCGGTCGCGGGGAACTCGACGTAATCCACGCGGCGGTCGTGCTCGGCCTGGCTCATTGCGACCTCTTTGGTGCGATGGGATGCTGGAGAATGCCGCCTCCGGCCCGACTCCTCAAGTTCGAATGCGGGCTCAGGGCTTGACCAGTCGTCACAGGTCGATAAGCTCAAGGGATGGGGAGCCTCCAACCCTGTTGCCGGCTTCGAACCGCTGCCGCTGGTCCGCGGCTGGTCGGGCTGCTGATCGCCATCGCCGCGGCGCCCGGCGTGCTCGCCGCGCAGCAGCCGCCCGAGCCGCGGCCCGGCACCCTCCTCGCCGGAGCCGCGCCGATGGACCCGATCGGATTCCTCCTCGAGCACCGGGACAGCCTGCGCCTGGCCGACACCGTCGTCATGCAGCTGGTGCGGGTGAACATGCGACTCTTCCGCCAGAACCGTCAGCTCCAGATGCGGCTGGATTCCATCCTGCCGGTGGGCATGGGCGGTCCCCAAGGGCCGGCGCGGGGTGGCAATTCGCTGGACGGCCTCGAGCTGCCGGATTCCCTGGTCGCGCGCGTCCGCGAGCTGGTGACCAGGATGCGCGAGAACGCCCGCACCGCGCAGGACGCCGCGTTCGCCCTGCTCAGCGACTCGCAACAGGTGAAGGCGCGCGAACTGGAGACGGCGCGATTGCGGCGGGAGCGCCAGCCCGCGGAACAACGGCCGCGCCGGCCCTGAGTCCTAGGGGCCGCGCCGGTCCACCCTGCGTCGCGCGGCGCCGTCCACCACGACATCCGCAACCTGCCCATCCGGCCCGATCCGGAACGTGGCGAGGTCCGGGCTGATCCAGCGGTTGCGCCACCGAAACCGGAAGGTGTCGTAGTTCCAGTGCTCGAGGTCGGCGGTGAGGAACGGCGAGACCGCCGCTACCAGCACACCGTTCTCCATGCGTATCGTCAGGTCCCCGTAGAGGCTGTCGGAGTAGGTGCCAGCGTAGCGCTCCAGCGGTAGCGTCGGCCGCGTGCCGGGCACGCGCGCCGCTTCGACCCGTCTCCGCTGCGCCCGGGCGGCCGATGCCAGGCTGTCGTACATCGCGCGCATCTCCACGCTCCAGTCGCGCCGCGCTCCGCCGATGAACTGGTCGAAGACGCGGTACATCAGCGCGTGGCGCAGCTCGACATGGTCGCGGTTCGCGAAGATGACCACCCCGATCCGCCGGTCGGGGATGAGCCCCACTATGGCCACCGTGCCGTCGATGCTGCCGGTGTGCATCGCCACCCCTTCGCCGCGGTAGTCCTCGAGGAACCACCCCATGCCGTACGCCGTGAAATGCGGCCGGGTGAGTCGCGCCGTGGGGTAGAAGTCCCCGGGACGGATGACCGTCTGCGGCCGGAACATCTCGGTGAAGGCCGGCTCGCTCACCAGCCGCCTTCCCCCCACGCGGCCGGAATCCAGCAGGAACCTGATCCACTTCGACATGTCGAGGACGCTCGAGTACATCGAGCCCGCGGGCGCGATCGGGTCGACGAGCCCGATGCCCGCATTGCCGATGACGCGCAAGGTGTCGTCTATCAGGTCGTGCGGCAGGGCGACGTCGGCGCGGCCCGAGAGGCCGGATGCCTGCGTCACGGTCTCGGTCATGCCTAACGGCTCGAGGATGCGGGTGCGGACCAGGTCGTCCCACGAAGCGCCCGCGGCGCGGGACGCCATCACCCCCGCCGTGGCGTAGGTGACGTTGTTGTAGGCGTACCGCGACCGGAAGCTCGACTGCGCCGGGACCAGCCGCAGGTGTCGCGCGATCTCCGCGTAGTCGTACTCGGACCCATACCACAAGTAGCCGGGATCCCCGAAGCCGACCCGGTGAGTGAGCAGATCACGGAGCGTCAGCTCCTGGGTCACGTACGGGTCGCGCATCACCAGCTCGGGCACCAACTCCGCGACCCGCTGGTCCCACCGGAGCCTTCCCGAGTCCATCAGCATGGCCACCACCATCGAGGTGAACGCCTTGGTGGTGGAAGCGTTGGCGAACAGAGTGTGCGTGGTGACCGAGTCGCTGGTGCCGAGGGCGCGAACGCCGTATCCGCGCGCGAAGACCACCGAGTCGTCCTTGACCACGGCGATGGCGAGGCCGGGGGTGTTCCAGTCCCGGACCGCCTGCGCGACGTAGGCATCGAACTCCCGCCACGGGTCGCGCGCGCCGCGCGCCTGTGCCGCAGCGCAGGGGGGAAGCGCGAGTGCCAGAGCGACGAACGCACCGGCGCGACGGCGTTGACCGTTCACTGTTCCCTTCTGTCCGTCATCCGACGGTCCTAGTTGGTCGCCCCCGCCGCCGGCTTCCGCGGCATCATCTCGTCGCGGTTCGCGATCGTGTACACCGACCACGCCACAATCGTCGCCGCCTGCTTGAGGTCGTCCATCACCAGCCGCTCGTAGGTGTCCAGGTTCGAGTGGTGCGTGCGCGTGTCATAGTCCATCGGATCCTGGATGAACTGGAATCCCGGCACGCCGGCCGCGTCGAACGAGAGGTGGTCGGTGCCGCCGGTGTTGCCCGGCGTCATGGTCACGACGCCCAGGTCGCGGAAGGGCGAGAGGATGTTCTCGAAGATCGGCATGACGGCCGGGTTGGACTGCGCGTACACGCCGCGCAGGCGGCCGGTGCCGTTGTCCACGTTCAGGTACGCCGAGATGCTCGCCATGTCGGCCCGGTGCTTGCGGACCCAGTCGCGCGAGCCCAGCAACCCCTGCTCTTCCCCGCTCCATAGCGCGATCCGCACCGTGCGTCGCATCGGCAGGTTGAGCGTCTTCAGGATGCGCATCGCCTCCATCATCACCACCGAGCCCGCACCGTTGTCGGTCGCGCCGGTGCCGGGGTGCCAGCTGTCATAGTGCGCGCCGACCATCACCACCTCGCCGGCCCGGTCGGTGCCCGGGATCTCGGCGATCACGTTGTACTCCCGCCGATCCGGGTTGGTGAAGCGGTTCTGCACGTTCAGCTCGAGCCGGACCGGCACGTTGCGCTGGACGTCACGCCACAGCTGGCCGTAATGCTCGTTCGACAGCGTGAGCGAGGGGAGCGGCTCGAAGTTGACGCTGTCCCGCGCCTGGCGTGACTGCGGGCCGCCGCCAGTGAGCAGCATGCCAAAGCCCCAGTTCGACCCGTTGAGGACCGCGACGACGCCCTGCTGCTGGAACCAGGCGTAGAGCCGGGTATTGAAGGCCTGCTGCTGCCGGAAATTCTGCTGCTGCTGCGGGTTCTGCTGCTGCTGTGGGGGCGCGCTGGGCCGGTTGGCGATCGCGATTAGCGAGTCCGCGTCGGAGCGCCGGGCCGACGGGGTCCACTCCGGCGTGATGGCGCGCGGAGCGGCGCGCATGATGCAGGCGCCGCGCAGGCGGCCGTTGTACTGCGCCATGTTCGAGTCGGCGGCGATGGTCACAATCATCACCGGGCAGGTGACGGTGCCGCGCGTGCTTCCGGTCCACGCCTGGGCCACCGCGTTCAGCGGCTGCGGATACGGTTCGACCATGCGGCCCGCGAACGACACGCGCTCCCAGCCCCGGCCGAAGAGCGAGTCCCAAGGCTCGATGTTCACGTTGGCCATGCCCCAGCTGCGGAAGATCTGCGCGGCCCACTCCTGGGCGCGGCGCAGGTTGCTGGAAGCGGTGAGTCGCGGGCCGATGACGTCCATGAGGTATCCCGCGAGCGAATCCACCTGCGAGTTATTGAGGCCCTCCTCGCGGATGCGCGCCAGTGCGGCCATGTCGAGGCGCTCCTGCACGACCTGCTGCGCGGCGAGGGGTGCCGCGCACGCGAGCGCGATGACGATAAGACGCAGACTGCGCATGGTTCGGGTCTCCCTGGAAGAAGCGACCGTGGAGGTTACAATTGAGCACTACGCGACAACCAGCGCAATTGGAGGACTGACTCGATGCGATCCGCCTTCACCTTCGTTCTCCTCATCGTCGGCGCCGCCGGCATGGCCGGCGCCCAGGTAGCCGACACCTCGGCATTCCGACGCCTCGACCTCCCGGCCCCGAACGCCTATCGCTCGGCGGGCGGCGCGCCAGGGCACGCCTACTGGCAGAACCGCGCCGACTACGCCATCGAAGCGACGCTCGACACCGTGCGCAACGAGATCCGCGCCACCGGACGATTGCATTACGAGAACAACTCGCCCGACGCGCTCCAGTTCCTCTGGCTCCAACTCGACCAGAACATCTTTGCCGAGGGGAGCATCAACCAGCTCACCGCCCCGCCGCCGCTGGTCTTCGCGGGCGTCCCGTTCAACATGACCGGAGCCGGCTTCATAGGCGGATTCACGATCGATCGGCTTGAAGCGAACGGCCGCGCGCTACCCCGCTACCTGTGGGACACCATGCTGCGCGTGGACCTTCCGTCCCCCCTCGCATCCGGCGAGGCGATCACGCTCGATCTGGCCTGGCGATTCCCCATACCGGAGATGGGCGCGGGGCGCATGGGCCGCGATGGCCGCCTCTACGAGATCGCGCAGTGGTACCCGCGCTTCGCCGTGTACGACGACGTGAACGGGTGGAACACGCTGCCGTACATCGGCGCCGGTGAATTCTACCTCGAGTACGGGGACTTCGACGTGCGGCTGACGGTGCCCGCGAGCTTCATCGTGGCGGCGACCGGCACGCTCGAGAATCCTGGTGAGGTGCTGACGGAACGGCAGCGCGTGAGACTGCTCCAGGCGCAGAGCGGCCGCGAGCCGGTCTCGATCATCACCGGGGACGAAGCCGGGAACCCGGCGCGGACGCGCCCCACGAATTCCGGGACGATCACCTGGCACTTCCGGGCCTCCAACGTGCGCGACGTCGCCTTCGCCTGTGCACCCAACTTCCGCTGGGACGCCACGACGTGGAACGGGATCCTGGTCCAGACCTTCTACCGCCCGCAGGCCGCGCGGTGGGAGGAGGCGATCCGGATGGCGCGGCACACCATCCAGTTCTTCTCCGAGCGGTGGGCGACCTACCCGTGGCCGCAGTTCTCGACCGTCGAGGGACCGATCCAGGGGATGGAGTACCCGATGATCACCTTCGTCCCGAACGACACGAGCCGCACCGGGCTTCATTGGGTGCTGATGCACGAGCTCGGGCACCAGTGGTTCCCGATGATGGTCGGGAACGATGAACGCCGGTACCCGTGGATGGACGAAGGGTTCAACACCTTCATCGACCTGTACGCCGCCGCCGACTACTTCCGCGGAACGCCCTACGCCGATTCGGTCATGAACGGGCCGCTCACCGCGTACCCCGTCAACGCGCGGCCGGGCGACGAGCAACCGCTGATCACGGCGCCCACGGAGGTGCGCACGCTGTACTGGAACGGGTACCAGAAGCCGGCGCTGATGATGCGGCTCCTGCGTGAGGAAGTGCTCGGCCCCGAGGGGTTCGACCGGGCATTCCGCGAGTACGTCAGGCGCTGGGCGTACCGGCACCCGCAGCCGGCGGATTTCTTTCGAACGATGGAGAACGTGAGCGGGCGGGACCTTGACTGGTATTGGCGCGGGTGGGTGTTTACGACGGCGAGGCTCGACCAGGCCATCGACTCCGTCCTCGGCCCGGCGCCCGCACCGACAGGCCCCAACGCGCGCGCGGGACGCGCGGCGGCCGGGCCGCTCAGCGGCGCCGTCCGCATCGTGCTGTCGAACCGCCGTGAGATGGTGATGCCCGCGGAGCTGAAGCTCTTCTACGAGGACGGCACGAGCGAAACGCGGCGGCTGCCGGTGGAGATCTGGAATCTCGGCTCACGCTTTGTGATGAACGTGGATACGCGCGGTAGGCGACTCGTCGGCGCGGAGCTGGATCCGCGAAGGGTCTACCCGGATGCGGACCGGCGGAACAACGTCTGGGGACGACCGCGGTAGGTCGCTGGACGCGACCCCGAGCCGCTGCGGGCTTGGCAAGCGCGCTGGCCGACCCGTGCTCCGGCCTGTATTGTTATGGTGGTCGTCGCCATCTCGCCACCGCCACCCCGAGCATAACGGAGTCCCCATGCTGCGCCGCTCGCTGATCCTGTTCCTGCCGGGGCTGCTGCTCGCCTCCCCGGTGCGTTCGCTGGTTGCCCAGGCCGCCGGTGCCGCGGACCTGGCTCGACCGCTGCCGGTGGACTCGCTGTACACGGTCGGGACGCTGGACAACGGTCTGCGTTACTACATCCGGGTCAACCAGAGGCCGGAGAAGCGCGCGGAGCTCCGCCTGGTGGTCAACGCCGGCTCGGTGCTCGAGGCCGATGACCAGCGCGGGCTGGCGCACATGGTGGAGCACATGGCGTTCAACGGGACGGAACACTTCCCCAAGCAGGCCCTGATCCACTACCTCCAGTCCATCGGCATGCGCTTCGGGGCCGACCTGAACGCCTACACCAGTTTCGACGAGACCGTATACATGCTCACCGTGCCCACCGACACGGGGAGGTTTCTCGAGCAGGGGATCGAGATCCTGGGTGACTGGGCGCACGGGCAGCTGTTCGATTCGGCGGAAGTCGAAAGCGAGCGCGGTGTCGTCATCGAGGAGTGGCGGCTCCGGCGCGGCGCGGGGGCACGGATGCAGGACCGGCAATTCCCCATTCTGTTGCGTGGATCCCGTTACGCCGAGCGGATCCCGATCGGCGACGCGGACTACCTGCGGACCTTTCCTCATGAGCCGCTGCGCCGCTTCTACCGCGACTGGTACCGGCCGGACCTCATGGCCGTGGTCGCGGTGGGAGACTTCGACAAGGCCGCGGTCGAGCGGCTGATCCGTGACCGCTTCTCACGCTTGCCGCGGCCCGCCTCGCCCAGTGCGCGGACGGTCTTCCCAGTTCCCCCTCACGACTCGACCTACGTCGCGATCGCCACGGACCGCGAAGCGACCAACTCCACCGTGGCCGTCTACCACCTGCTTCCGGTGCGCAACCAGTCCACGGTCGGCTCCTACCGGCAGAGGATCGTGGAGCGCCTGTTCAGCGCCATGCTCAACGCGCGCTACTCGGAGATCGTGCAGCGGCCCGACGCACCGTTCGCGTTCGCCGGCTCGGGACGTGGTTACTTCGTCCGGTCGGCCGACGCGTACACGCTGGTCGCCGGGGTGAGGAGTGGCGGCGTCCTGCGCGGGCTGGAGGCGGCGCTCACCGAGACGGAGCGGGTGGCGCGGTACGGCTTCACCGCCACGGAGCTGGAGCGGGAGAAGACCGATGTGTTGCGCGGTTACGAGCAGATCTATGCCGAGCGCGAGCGGCGTCAGTCGGCCTCCCACGCCGCCGAGTGCATCCGCCATATTCTCCAGGGCGAGGACATGACCGGCGCCGAAGTCGAGTATCGCATGCACCAGCAGTTCCTGCCCGGGGTCACGCTCGAGGAAGTGAACCGGCTGGCCCGCGAGTGGCTGGTGGACCGGAATCGCGTCGTCCTCGTCAACGCACCAGAGCAGGAGGGCACGTCGATCCCGACGGAGGCCCAGCTCCTGGCGGTGTTCGGCGCCGTGCGGGCGCAGACGATCGAGCCGTACCACGACTCGACCTCCTCCGCCCCGCTCGTGGCGCACCTGCCGGCGCCCGCGGCGATCGTCTCCGAGCGCCGCATTCCCGAGATCGGCGTCACCGAGTGGAGACTGGCGAACGGGGTGCGGGTGGTGCTCAAGCCGACCGACTTCCAGGCCGACCAGATCCTGCTCTCCGCCAGCAGTCCCGGCGGGACGTCGCTCGCCGCCGACTCGAACTATGTGTCTGCGTCCTTTGCGACGACGGCCGTCGGCGCCGGCGGAACTGGCGAGTTCAGCGCGATCGACCTTGGCAGGATCCTCACAGGCAAGATCGCGTCCGCCAACCCCTTCGTCGGGTCCCGGACCGAGGGCATGAGCGGCTCAGCCTCACCGAGGGACGTCGAGACGATGCTCCAGCTCGTCTATCTCCGCTTCACAGCCCCGCGGCGCGACAGCGCGGCGTTCGTCGCATTTCGCCAGACCTTCCAGGCTCAGCTCGCGAACCGGGGAGCGAGTCCCCAAGCGGCGTTCCAGGACACTATCGGTGTCACGATGAGTCAGCACCACGTCCGGGCCCGGCCGCTTAACGCGGCCGTGCTGGACGAGATCGACCTGGATCGCGCGATGACGTTCTACCGAGAGCGGTACGCCGACGCGAGCGACTTCACGTTTTTCATCGTCGGCAACTTCTCGGTTGATTCGCTGCGGCCTCTGGTGCAGCGATATCTAGGCGGGCTTCCCTCGATCAACCGGCACGAAGCGGGTCGGGACGAGGGCATCCGCCCGCCGACCGGCGTCGTGGACAGGGTGGTGCGCCGCGGCGTCGAGCCGCAGAGCCAGACGTTCCTCTCCTTCACGGGACCGTTTGAGTGGAGCAGGGTCAACCAGTACGTGCTGGGGTCGTTAGGTGAGGTGCTACAGCTGCGCCTGCTCGATCGCCTGCGGGAGGCGCTCGGCGGCACCTACAGCGTCAGCGCGAACGCCGGCGGCGGCCGGGACGCGCCGCAGCGATATGGGGTCACGATCCGGTTCGGCAGTGCGCCCGAACGGGTCGAGGAGCTGACCCGGGTGGTGTTCGCGGAAATCCAGGCGATCAGCGACTCCGGCCCGAGCGCGGCCGAGCTCGAGAGGGTGAAGGAGACGCAGCGGCGCCAGCGCGAGACCGGCTTGCGTCAGAACGCCTTCTGGTTGAGCGTGCTGGGCAGCGCCTATCAGTATGGCGACGACCCGCGCATCGTGTTGACCTACGACACGCTGGTGAGCGGCCTCACCGCGGCGGCGATCCGCGATGCGGCCCGGCGCTACATCAGGACCGACAACTACGTCCACCTGACGCTGCTCCCGGAGGCCCCGCACCAGTGAGC of the Gemmatimonadales bacterium genome contains:
- a CDS encoding DinB family protein; amino-acid sequence: MATDERESLIRRYQAGPRLIREALAKVPPEAMKWRPAPGKWSVHEVICHCADSETVSSTRIRFLVGADNPTILGYDQDRWAATFDYHALPLEPSLAQIEAVRAWTAELIRSLPGSAWSREGTHSESGRYSAETWLGLYAEHLEVHARQIGRNVEALMAARA
- a CDS encoding VOC family protein, coding for MSQAEHDRRVDYVEFPATDVVATKTFYETVFGWRFEDYGPDYQSFHDGRLGGGFRKQAAPSPGGPLVVIYAVDLEAMERKVRSAGGTIARATVAFPGGRRFHFTDPSGNELAVWTDQ
- a CDS encoding serine hydrolase codes for the protein MNGQRRRAGAFVALALALPPCAAAQARGARDPWREFDAYVAQAVRDWNTPGLAIAVVKDDSVVFARGYGVRALGTSDSVTTHTLFANASTTKAFTSMVVAMLMDSGRLRWDQRVAELVPELVMRDPYVTQELTLRDLLTHRVGFGDPGYLWYGSEYDYAEIARHLRLVPAQSSFRSRYAYNNVTYATAGVMASRAAGASWDDLVRTRILEPLGMTETVTQASGLSGRADVALPHDLIDDTLRVIGNAGIGLVDPIAPAGSMYSSVLDMSKWIRFLLDSGRVGGRRLVSEPAFTEMFRPQTVIRPGDFYPTARLTRPHFTAYGMGWFLEDYRGEGVAMHTGSIDGTVAIVGLIPDRRIGVVIFANRDHVELRHALMYRVFDQFIGGARRDWSVEMRAMYDSLASAARAQRRRVEAARVPGTRPTLPLERYAGTYSDSLYGDLTIRMENGVLVAAVSPFLTADLEHWNYDTFRFRWRNRWISPDLATFRIGPDGQVADVVVDGAARRRVDRRGP
- a CDS encoding M20/M25/M40 family metallo-hydrolase, whose translation is MRSLRLIVIALACAAPLAAQQVVQERLDMAALARIREEGLNNSQVDSLAGYLMDVIGPRLTASSNLRRAQEWAAQIFRSWGMANVNIEPWDSLFGRGWERVSFAGRMVEPYPQPLNAVAQAWTGSTRGTVTCPVMIVTIAADSNMAQYNGRLRGACIMRAAPRAITPEWTPSARRSDADSLIAIANRPSAPPQQQQNPQQQQNFRQQQAFNTRLYAWFQQQGVVAVLNGSNWGFGMLLTGGGPQSRQARDSVNFEPLPSLTLSNEHYGQLWRDVQRNVPVRLELNVQNRFTNPDRREYNVIAEIPGTDRAGEVVMVGAHYDSWHPGTGATDNGAGSVVMMEAMRILKTLNLPMRRTVRIALWSGEEQGLLGSRDWVRKHRADMASISAYLNVDNGTGRLRGVYAQSNPAVMPIFENILSPFRDLGVVTMTPGNTGGTDHLSFDAAGVPGFQFIQDPMDYDTRTHHSNLDTYERLVMDDLKQAATIVAWSVYTIANRDEMMPRKPAAGATN
- a CDS encoding M1 family metallopeptidase; this encodes MRSAFTFVLLIVGAAGMAGAQVADTSAFRRLDLPAPNAYRSAGGAPGHAYWQNRADYAIEATLDTVRNEIRATGRLHYENNSPDALQFLWLQLDQNIFAEGSINQLTAPPPLVFAGVPFNMTGAGFIGGFTIDRLEANGRALPRYLWDTMLRVDLPSPLASGEAITLDLAWRFPIPEMGAGRMGRDGRLYEIAQWYPRFAVYDDVNGWNTLPYIGAGEFYLEYGDFDVRLTVPASFIVAATGTLENPGEVLTERQRVRLLQAQSGREPVSIITGDEAGNPARTRPTNSGTITWHFRASNVRDVAFACAPNFRWDATTWNGILVQTFYRPQAARWEEAIRMARHTIQFFSERWATYPWPQFSTVEGPIQGMEYPMITFVPNDTSRTGLHWVLMHELGHQWFPMMVGNDERRYPWMDEGFNTFIDLYAAADYFRGTPYADSVMNGPLTAYPVNARPGDEQPLITAPTEVRTLYWNGYQKPALMMRLLREEVLGPEGFDRAFREYVRRWAYRHPQPADFFRTMENVSGRDLDWYWRGWVFTTARLDQAIDSVLGPAPAPTGPNARAGRAAAGPLSGAVRIVLSNRREMVMPAELKLFYEDGTSETRRLPVEIWNLGSRFVMNVDTRGRRLVGAELDPRRVYPDADRRNNVWGRPR
- a CDS encoding insulinase family protein; amino-acid sequence: MLRRSLILFLPGLLLASPVRSLVAQAAGAADLARPLPVDSLYTVGTLDNGLRYYIRVNQRPEKRAELRLVVNAGSVLEADDQRGLAHMVEHMAFNGTEHFPKQALIHYLQSIGMRFGADLNAYTSFDETVYMLTVPTDTGRFLEQGIEILGDWAHGQLFDSAEVESERGVVIEEWRLRRGAGARMQDRQFPILLRGSRYAERIPIGDADYLRTFPHEPLRRFYRDWYRPDLMAVVAVGDFDKAAVERLIRDRFSRLPRPASPSARTVFPVPPHDSTYVAIATDREATNSTVAVYHLLPVRNQSTVGSYRQRIVERLFSAMLNARYSEIVQRPDAPFAFAGSGRGYFVRSADAYTLVAGVRSGGVLRGLEAALTETERVARYGFTATELEREKTDVLRGYEQIYAERERRQSASHAAECIRHILQGEDMTGAEVEYRMHQQFLPGVTLEEVNRLAREWLVDRNRVVLVNAPEQEGTSIPTEAQLLAVFGAVRAQTIEPYHDSTSSAPLVAHLPAPAAIVSERRIPEIGVTEWRLANGVRVVLKPTDFQADQILLSASSPGGTSLAADSNYVSASFATTAVGAGGTGEFSAIDLGRILTGKIASANPFVGSRTEGMSGSASPRDVETMLQLVYLRFTAPRRDSAAFVAFRQTFQAQLANRGASPQAAFQDTIGVTMSQHHVRARPLNAAVLDEIDLDRAMTFYRERYADASDFTFFIVGNFSVDSLRPLVQRYLGGLPSINRHEAGRDEGIRPPTGVVDRVVRRGVEPQSQTFLSFTGPFEWSRVNQYVLGSLGEVLQLRLLDRLREALGGTYSVSANAGGGRDAPQRYGVTIRFGSAPERVEELTRVVFAEIQAISDSGPSAAELERVKETQRRQRETGLRQNAFWLSVLGSAYQYGDDPRIVLTYDTLVSGLTAAAIRDAARRYIRTDNYVHLTLLPEAPHQ